From the Streptomyces sp. Sge12 genome, the window TTGTCCTCGTCAGGGTTTCCCCAACAAGGAGTTCACATGGCTGACAAGGGAAAGATGGACCAGGCCAAGGGCAAGGCCAAGGAGGCCGTCGGCAAGGTCACCGGCAACGACCGGATGAAGGCCGAGGGCAAGACGGACCAGGCGAAGGGCAAGGCGAAGGAAGCCATGACCGAAGCCGAGAAGCGAGCCCGCGGCGTCCAGGATTCCCTGCGCGACAAGGACGACCGGATCTGATCCCGCACCGGCGAGTCCACCGGACTCGCGGGTGAACGCGGCTGCGGGCCCGCCACACCTCGGTGCGGCGGGCCCGCAGCCCGTCGCCGTCCGGCCCGCGCCCGCGGGCACACACCGTGTACGGGTGCCGACACAGGGCAAACGAGGTGCATGAGCGTACCCAAGACAACCGTCCTCGTCCTCGACAGCGCCGAGCCCGAGCTGCTGGCACGG encodes:
- a CDS encoding CsbD family protein, translated to MADKGKMDQAKGKAKEAVGKVTGNDRMKAEGKTDQAKGKAKEAMTEAEKRARGVQDSLRDKDDRI